Within the uncultured Draconibacterium sp. genome, the region TTACCCGACCGTGTTACTACAGATCAGGCTGAAGCCCTTGAATTTTATCGTCACGAACGTTTAATCGAATTCTTTGGCGAAGGCGACCGCTACTACATGATGCGTAAATGGATGATTGCAACGGATGTAATTGAAGACGTTCACCCAATGAGGATCTATCATTTCGATGACGGTACTATTTGGAACTACGACGAATCTTCTACTGAAGATGCTCGTTCCATGAATGAAAATGCATATTGGCAACCTCTGTCTCGAACCGAAATAAATAAAGCTACTCAGTTGCAACAAAATCCTGGTTACAACTAGTCATGTTTAGTTAGTTATAAAAAAGACCGGCTGTGGGAGCCGGTCTTTTTAATTTTACCTCGTTCAATTGGTATTTTCTACAATAAGAAAAATGAAAAAGCAAATTTCATTAACTGATCTTGTGTAAAATACGATCTGAATTTCACAAAACATTTTACAAATCTTGGCTGAACCTGAAGCGGTTACCGGTTCTTCAAATTAACATTATTGCTTAAACCAAAGCATTGGCATTTGCCCATTGCCTAAAATCCTATTGTCATGATTAGAATAAAGCTGTCTTTAATGATGTTCCTCCAATATATGATGTATGCTGTATGGTGGGTACCCCTTGCTGCCTATTTAACCAATCTTGAGGTGAGCAGTTTCGAAAAATCGATGATACTAAGTTCGATGGCTATCGGATGCCTGTTTTCACCTGTCGTTGGTATGTTGGCCGATCGCTTTTTCCCCGGACAAAAAGTTTTGTCCACATTAAATCTTATTAACGCAGCCATGCTCTTTCTGGCCGGCACTACCAGCAATCCCAATTTTCTGTTTATTTGCCTTCTAATAGCCATGTTAGGTTATATGCCAAGTTGGAGTCTAACCAGTTCAATAGCAATGGTACATCTTGATTCGGAACAATTTCCCAAAGTTCGGGTTTTCGGGTCAATTGGCTGGGTAGCGTCCGGCATTTTCAGCATTTTTTTTATTCGTTTTCTGAATATTGATTTCGATGGAACCAACATACCGTTTTACTGCGGTGCAGGGGTTAGTTTAGTAGCCGTATTTATCAACCTTACTTTACCAAATACTCCTCCACCGGCAAAAGGGCAGAAAGGCTCGCTGATTGATGCATTCGGATTACGAACTATCGAATTAATGAAGGACCGGAATTTTGCTGTTTTTATTATTTTCTCTTTCCTCTCACTCATTCCCTTTGCCATGTACTATTCATTCTTTTCCGAGTTCCTGCTAAACATTAACACCAAATACATTTCAGTAACTATGAACTGGGGAGTACTGGCCGAGATGGGATTTCTGCTTCTGGTACCACCTGCTATTAAAAAATTAGGATTGCGTAAAGTAATGATACTAGGACTTGTAGCACTAACTATACGCTATCTGTCATTCTATGCCGGAGGCGTAATTAGTCAAAGCTGGATGTACTACATTGGGATTTTAATTCACGGTGTAATTTTTGGTTTTTTTTATGTAGGCGGCCAAATTTATATCGATAAAAAAGCACCCGCTCAACTTCGGTCGCAGG harbors:
- a CDS encoding MFS transporter, with the protein product MIRIKLSLMMFLQYMMYAVWWVPLAAYLTNLEVSSFEKSMILSSMAIGCLFSPVVGMLADRFFPGQKVLSTLNLINAAMLFLAGTTSNPNFLFICLLIAMLGYMPSWSLTSSIAMVHLDSEQFPKVRVFGSIGWVASGIFSIFFIRFLNIDFDGTNIPFYCGAGVSLVAVFINLTLPNTPPPAKGQKGSLIDAFGLRTIELMKDRNFAVFIIFSFLSLIPFAMYYSFFSEFLLNINTKYISVTMNWGVLAEMGFLLLVPPAIKKLGLRKVMILGLVALTIRYLSFYAGGVISQSWMYYIGILIHGVIFGFFYVGGQIYIDKKAPAQLRSQAQGFIFLVTFGAGLLIGNMICSKIIEQYKNEAGYNWDAIWGIITLSSIAILLLFTVLFKNDKV